The Actinomycetota bacterium nucleotide sequence CCGACGATGGACATAGGCGCCTGCGTGGCCGATAGCGGGGTCGATGAGCGCGGACGGCGCAGCATTGCCCGCGCTCGCGCTATGAGTTCGCGTGGTGAAAATGGCTTGACCAGATAATCATCGGCGCCCATCGTCAAACCTAGTACTTTGTCGACCTCTTCATCACGGGCCGTCAGCATGATGATGTACGCATCGCTGAATTGGCGAATGAGTCGACATGCCTCGACTCCGTCGAATCCTGGAAGCATGAGATCCAGAACGATCAGATCAGGGCGATGCGAGCGCGCGACATCAACAGCGTCCGGACCTGTGTGCGCGAGCGCCACATCGAAACCTTCCCGCACGAGATAGCTGCTGATTACTGCGGTCAGGGGCACCTCGTCGTCAACTACAAGCACGCGCAGGCCATCAGCCATGCGCCGGCGACCCTGGGTGCTCTAGTAGCCGGCGTGCATCGGCATATGTCTGCGCGTCGATCTCACCTGAGGCGAAGCGTCGATCAAGAATCGCACGCGGTGATTCAAGAGACACGACGTTGCTCTCCCCATCGTTTTGCGTAAACCGGACGACTATCCATATTCCAAAGCCAATCAGCGCGATCCAGCAGGTCATCATGAAGCCCATGCCCCACCAGTTCGTACCGGGCCAGCCAAATCCGTCTTGAATCCAGCCCATCATCGTTGGGCCTCCTTGCTTCTATGACACGTCGCTTCTATGACACGTCGTTACGCTCGATTCTTCAATTGTCCCGTTGGTGG carries:
- a CDS encoding response regulator transcription factor gives rise to the protein MADGLRVLVVDDEVPLTAVISSYLVREGFDVALAHTGPDAVDVARSHRPDLIVLDLMLPGFDGVEACRLIRQFSDAYIIMLTARDEEVDKVLGLTMGADDYLVKPFSPRELIARARAMLRRPRSSTPLSATQAPMSIVGLTVDVQARSTLVDGDDVILTRTEFDLLAALMARPNAVLTRRQLIEAVWGPGWVGDEHVVDVHIGHLRTKLQDDASDPRFIRTVRAVGYGLVIQI